In Fibrobacterota bacterium, the genomic stretch GGACATGTTACCCGGGGGTGGAAGGAGCGGGCGCGTGCGTGGAGTCGGAAGCCTTTTCGACCACCCATTCCGGGACGCCCTGCCCGCGCTCGGCATCCCCTATCTTCAAGTGCAGGGCCCGCAGGTTGGGGCCGGTGCGCAACAACACGGTGTAGAATCCCGGCGCCAGGTTGCGCGGACGGAAGGTCCAGTCGCCGGCCTCCAGGTTGCGCGCCGTAAAGGCCAAGGTGCGTCCCGCGCCGTTCCGGATCTCCGCCGTAACTTCCTGGTTACTCACCATGCGCAGGGCGAAGCCCTCGCGCGACGAATAGGTAAGATGCTTGAGGGGCGCGGGAGGAGGATTCTTAAGGCGCAGGGCGCGCGGAGGAATGGCCAGTCGCGCGGCGGCGGCCTCCGCCGCCGGCACGGAAGCGGGAACCGCGCTGGCCGGGACCACCGTAGCCGCGTTCGGCTTTACGCCCGAAGCTTTTTCGCCCGCATTCTGATCGCCGGACTTGCCGTCCCCCGACGCGCTTTCGGCGGCGAAGGGCATGGCCATGGCGAAGAGGAAGAGCGCTATGGGAAAGGCGGGCCGGGATCCGTAAGGCTGGTTCATCGGAAAAACCTTCCTGGTCGGGTTGCAAAGCTAGTCATTTCCAGTGGGCGAGTATGCCCAGCATAGCCTATCCCGATCGCGTTTTCCAGCCTCCCGCGGCCCCGAAGGCGGCTATTTCCAAGGCTTGCATGGGGGCCGCCGCCTTAAGCAGGGCCTCCGCCCACTCCGCCGCGGGATCCGATTCCGCCAAAATGGCGCCGCCGCAACCGATGCGGTACTCCCCGCCCACGCGGATCAGGGTGCGGATGACCATGCCCAGATCCATCGCTCCATCGCCGCCCAGGTAGCCGAAGGCCCCCGAAAAGATCCCGCGCGCGCGGCCCTCCGCCGACTCCAGGAGCTCCATGGTCCGCTTCTTGGGCGCGCCCGTCATGGACCCGGCGGGGAAACAGGCCCGCACCGCGTCCAAGGCCCCCAGTCCCGGGGCCCCCCGCCCCGGGGCCAAGCGCCCGGTCACCGTGGAAACCAATTGCCAAACGCTGGGATGGGGCTCGACCCGCATCAGATCGGGAGCCGCCACCGTGCCCAAGGCGCAGACCTTGGAGAAGTCGTTCCGCATCAGATCCACGATCATCAGGTTCTCGGATCGATCCTTGGGATGCGAAGCCAGTTCGTCCCGCCAGGCCGCATCGCTGGCCGGATCGACGCCGCGCGGGCGCGTGCCCTTGATGGGACGGCATTCCAGGCGGCCCTCCGCATCGAGCTTCAGGAAACGTTCGGGGGAAGCGCAGATGACATCATGGCCGGGGAAGCGGAGGAAGGCCGCGTAGGGCGCGGGGTTGATGCGGCGCAGGCAGCGGTAGACCTCGAAGGCGTCGGCCGCGCACTCGGCCCGCAATTCGTTGGTCAGGCAGGCCTCGTAGGATTCGCCGCGCAAGATGGCCGCCTGGAGGAGGCGGACGCGCTCCAGGTAATCCTCGCGCGGAAGCGAAGGCCGCCAAGGCAGACGGAAACCTTCCAAGGATCCGGGAGAAGCCGGAAGGAAATCGGGATCGGTAACCAGCGCCAGGTCCGGGAGCGAAAAGGATTCCCACTCCTTTTCGACGCGGTCCAACCAGGCGCGCGCTTCGGCCGTAGGCCCTTCGGGGCCGCAGGGCAGGAAGGCCCAGGCCCTACGTCCGGCGGGATCGAAGGCCAGCATGCGATCCGGGCGGACGAAAAGGGCGTCCGGCAAGTCCGCATCGACGGCGTCCAGCGGGCCTCCGCTGCCGGCGAAACGTTTCAGGCCGTAACCGAAATAGCCCACCAGCCCGCCGCGGAAGTTCCCGGGGAAGCTTAAGGCTTCCGGTAACTTGCATGCTACCTGGTCGCGCATTGCCGTTTCCAGGAAAACGAAAGGATCCGCATCCGGGAAGGGATCTGCAACCGGGAAGGAATCCGTATCCGGGGTCCGCGACGATGCGCCCCTCTGGCTGTCGGCGGATCCTTCCGCAGCATAAGACCGGCAATGCCCGCCCTTGGCTTCGAACAAGGCGGCGCCCGATCCCATATAGGTCATGCGGGCTTCGCCGGGAACCGGTTCGGAAAGGGAGTCGAGCCAGAAAGCCGCCGGGGCTTGGCGGAACCAGCGCGCGAAGGCGGCCTCGGGATCGCGCCAGGGCAGGGCCCGGGCTTCCAGGACGATGGGGGCGGACGCGAAAGGAGCCGGCAAAGTTTCGGCGGAGGCCGACAGGGGATTGGCGGAGGCCGTACGGGGCGTGGCCGAGGCCGGCGTGGATGTAACGGAGCCCGGTCGATTGGCGCCAAGGACGCCGTCTTCGATCCGCAGCGAGGCCCGCGCCAGGTCCCGGAAGTTGGCTATCAGGGCTTTGCCATGCTCGGTTCCGATCGATTCCGGATGGAATTGCACCCCGAAGGCAGGGCGGCCGGCCAGGCGGGCCCCCATGATTTGCCCATCGTCTTCCGCGGTCGCCGTGACGATGAGTTCCGGTCCCACCGTGGCCGGATCGATGGCCAGGGAATGGTAGCGGGTGGCAGAAAATCCCTGAGGCAAGCCGGCGAAAAGACCCTGGCCGTTATGCTGGATGCGTGAGGGTTTGCCGTGGCGCGGCGCCGGGGCGGGAACGATGGACGCGCCTGCGGCGAGGCCCAATCCTTGCAGCCCCAGACAGATCCCCAGCACGGGTTTACCGAGATCGGCCCGTAACGCTTCCCCGCAAATCCCGAAGTCGCGCCGATCGGCGGGATGCCCGGGCCCGGGCGAGATCACCAGCGCGTCCCATGCCTCCTCGCGCAAGCGCGCCAAGGTCCATTCGTCATTGCGGACGAAAAGAGGCTCCTCGCCCGCGGCTTCCCAGAGGTACTGGAAGAGGAGATGGCTGAAGGAATCGTAATTGTCCAGGAGCAGGAATTTCATGAAGACCGCTTTCGCATTGGAAAACATAGATTTCCCTGTCAGCATGATTGGATCCCGCCGCCTCTCCCCAGTACGCCATCTCCGCTCTTCCGCCCGCTCCGCCGTACACGCCTTGGTCCTGGCGACGCTCGCTTCCGCCCTGGCCGCCGCCGCGGCGCCTCCGGGCCCCTATGAACTCGGAAAGGCGGACTGGATCTGGGTTCCCGCCGCCGTCGGCATCGGGGCCTTCGGGGAATACCAGTATCAGCAGATGGATCCGGTCGACACCTTGGATCTGAACCGCAACCGCGACCTATGGGTCTTCGATCGATGGGATGCGGGCGCCCGCTCGCGCCTGGCCGACTTGGCCAGCACCGGCTTGGTAGCGCCTCTGATGGCCGCGCCCGTAGCGGCGGCGGCGTGGGAAAGCCTGCATGGCCGGCAGGATTGGAACGGGGCCATCGCCGATATCGTCGTCTATTCCGAGGCCCAGCTCGCGGGCATGGGGCTGGATCTATGGGTCCGTTCCTTGCGCATCCACCCGCGGCCGTTGGTGTATGATCGAACGGCGCCTTCGTCGGATAGGTTGAAGGGCGAGGCTTCCGGAAGCTTTTATTCGAACCACGCCAGCACCGCCTTCCTATCGGCCACCTATTTCGCCTACACCTGGTCCCTGCGGCATCCGGGCGAACCGGAGAATCCCTGGATTTGGACGGGAGCGTTGACGGCGGCGGGCGGCGTGGCGGCCTTGCGGGTCGTCGCCGGAAAGCACTTCTTGTCGGACGTCGTGGTGGGCGGGGCCGTAGGCGCGGGGCTCGGATTGATTTTCCCCTGGCTGCATCGGCGGCCGGGGTGGGAAGCTGGCCGGGTCGGGATCAGCCTGGGTCCGGATGCGATGCCGACGCTTAGTTGGAAGTTCTGAAACCTTCCGTTCAAAAGCCTTCGCTTAGAGGCCGACTGCCGGCGGAAGCGCCGGAATAGGCGGCATCTGCGGCCCGCGCGCCGGGAATCCGCCGGACTCGATCAGCTTGCTCGCGGCCGATCCTTCCAACGGTTTGGAGAAGTAGTAGCCCTGGCCGTAGCGGCAGGCCAGATCGTGGAGCAGGGACCACTGCGCTTCGGTCTCGATGCCTTCCGCCACCACGTCCATCCCCAGGTTCTTCGCCAGCGAGTTGATCACCTTCACGATTTCCGCGTCCTTGTCCCCGGCTTCGAGCTTGGAAACGAAGGAGCGATCGATCTTAAGATCGTGGAAGGGGAAGCGATGCAGGTAGCTGAGAGAGGAATAACCGGTACCGAAGTCGTCCAGGCTCAATTGCACGCCCATGTCGCGCAGCCCCGTCAGGATGGCCGCCGCCTGTTCGGGATTCTCCATGATGGCGCTCTCGGTGACTTCCAGCTTGAGCGAACCCGGCTCCACGCCCGCCTCCTTGAGGATGCCCTGGATCTGCCGCAGCAGATCGGGATCCTGCAATTGCTTGCCAGAAAGGTTCACGCTCATCGTAAGATGCTTGCCATCCGCGAACACGCGCTGCCATTCGGCCAATTGCCGGAGGGATTGCCAGAGCACCCAGCGACCGATAGAAATGATCAACCCGGTGTCTTCGGCCAGGGGAATGAAATCGGCGGGCGAAACCATGCCTAGCTCGGGATGCTGCCAACGGATGAGCGCTTCGAAGCCCATCAGGTGCCGGTTCACGAGGGAAACGATGGGCTGGTAATGCAGGCGGAACTCCGACCGTTCCAGCGCCTTGCGCAGGTTGTTCTCCAAGGTCATGATGCGGACGGCTTTGGCGTGCATGGAAGCGTCGAAGACTTCGTACCGCCCCTTGCCCGCGGCTTTGGCGCGATGCATGGCCGTATCAGCGGCGCGCAAGAGTTCGCCGGGAGCCGCCGCGCTGTCCCCCGCGAAGGCGATGCCGATGCTGGCGGCCGCGTAGATTTCGCGTCCCTCGATATCGAAGGGAAGCGAAAGCGCCTCCAGCACGCGATCCGCCAGGGCAGGCGCCAGCTTAACGTCCGACAAATCCTCCAAGAGGACGCAGAACTCGTCGCCGCCCAAGCGGGCGAGGGTCGTGCCTTCCGGTAGGATGGCTTCCAAGCGCCGGGAGAAAGCCGTCAGCAAGCGGTCCCCTTGGCTGTGGCCCATGCTATCGTTGATGAATTTGAAACGATCCAGATCCAACGCCAGTACGGCGCAAGGCGCGCCGGGGTTGCGGCGCGCGCGTTCGATGGCGCGCCCCAGGCGTTCCAGGAGCAGGACGCGGTTGGGAAGGCCCGTGAGGGTGTCGTGCAGCGATTCATGGATGAGCTGTTCTTCCATGCGCTTGCGCTGGGTCACGTCCATCACCGTGCCTTCGCAGTAATCGAGGCTGCCGTCGGCTTTGGCCACGGCGCGGGCATTCTCGGAAATGATGATGACGGTCCCGTCCTTGCGGCGGGCCTGGGACTCGAATTCGGTGACGCGCCCGCGCTCACCCAGCGTGCGCAGGAATTCCGCGCGCCGCGAAGGATCCACGTACAGCTCCGTGCCGATGTCTTGCACCGATCCGATCATCTCGCGCGCGTCGGCGTACCCCAAGAGGCGCGCCAGGGCCGGGTTCGCGCCCAGGAAGCGCCCTTCCGCGGTAGATTGGAAGATGCCCTCCACCGCGTTCTCGAAAATGTTGAGGTAGCGGGCCTTGGCTTCGCTCAAGGCGTGATCCACTCGTTTTCTTTCGAGGGCGCTGACGAAAATCTCCCCCGCCATGCGCAGCACCTGGATATTGGCCTCGGTCCAATCCTGGCGGACTCGCACCGAATCGAAGCCCAGGTATCCGCGCACCGAACCGCGATGCGCCATGGGGACGATCACCAGCGAGCGGATGCCTTCCCGTTCGAACTCTTCGCGTTCGGCTGCCGCCTCCGGGGGCAATTCCGACAAATCGGATACGTGGACCGTGCGCAATGCGAGGATCCGTTCCATGAACCAAGGGAAGCGCGAAGCCTCCAGGCCTTGCAATCGCTTTATCTGGGGGGCGATTCCCCGCGCGCACCATTCATAGGCATTGTCCACCCGCGACCCATCGGGGGAGAACAAGAAGATGTAGCTGCGATCCACCTGGGCGAATTCCGCCAAGGCGCGTAGGCCGTAGTTGATGCCCATATCGATGCGATCGCCGGGCAGATGGATGAAGTGGGTGGAGATGGAAGTGATGAGGTCTTCGAAGCGGATGCGATGGCGGAGCTCTTCGCTCACGCGGCGATGCCGCTCCTCGCTTTCCCGCAGGGCTTCTTGCGCGGCGGCCAGCAGGCCGGCAAGGGCCGCAGCGCCCGGGGCCGATCCATTCGCGGCCGAACCATCCGGCCCCGGTCGCCAATCGGGAATAGCCGTGGCGGGATCGCGGGAAGTCGCCGCAATCGCCCTATCCTTACTGGGCATCCTTTCTTCCAAGGTCTTCCCGATCGAAACCCGCCGCAGGAGCGGCAGGGACGCGTTCCCATGATACCGGCCGGCGTAAATTCCAAGCAAGCCTCCGGCCCATTTCCATTGGGGGATCTTGAGGCGCGCAGGCCGGTCCGCTTGGGGACCGGCATCGCATCGGGGACCCTTATCGTACTATTCAGCCTTTCAGCAGGCTGAGCACGCCTTGCGGGACCTGATTGGCCTGCGCCAACATCGACGTCGCGCTCTGGCTGAGGATCTGGGCGCGGGTGAATTCGGTGGTTTCCTGCGCGAAGTCCACGTCCCGGATGCGGCTTTCCGCATCCTGCGTGTTATAGATCTGGTTGCCCAGGTTGCTGATGGCGAACTCCAGCCGGTTCACGTAGGCGCCGATGTCCGAACGCATGGTGTTCACCGAACGCACGGCGGAATCGATCACGGACAGGGCCGCGAGCGCGCCGGCCGATGTGGACACCGAGGTGGTGGCGGCGCTCATTCCCAATGCGCCCAGGGTCATGGCATTGATGGTAATGCTGATGCGATCAACGGCATTGCTGGATCCCGCGCCGATATGCAGTACGGAAGCGGAGCCGCCGGAAACCCCGAAGGATCCCGCCGCCCCGTCCAGCAAGGTCATACCGTTGTACGATGCGGAGCTGGATATCCGCGACATTTCATTCATGAGCTGCCCGAATTCCTTATCGGTATAAGCGCGCTCCGTGGTGGTCATGGTATCGGTGGAACTTTGGATCGCCAGTTCCCGCAGCCGTTGGAGGATGTTGTTCATCTCTCCCGTGGCCCCGTCCGCGATTTGCAAAAGCGCGATGCCGTCCTCGGCGTTGCTTTTGGCGCGGCCCATGCCGCGGATCTTGCTACGTAGCGACTCGGAGACCGAGAGGCCGGCGGCATCGTCCGAAGCACGGTTGATCCGCATGCCGGTGGACAGTTTTTCAAGGGATTTGCTCAGGGCGTTCTGCTGGGTTTCCAGCGCC encodes the following:
- a CDS encoding chorismate-binding protein; protein product: MKFLLLDNYDSFSHLLFQYLWEAAGEEPLFVRNDEWTLARLREEAWDALVISPGPGHPADRRDFGICGEALRADLGKPVLGICLGLQGLGLAAGASIVPAPAPRHGKPSRIQHNGQGLFAGLPQGFSATRYHSLAIDPATVGPELIVTATAEDDGQIMGARLAGRPAFGVQFHPESIGTEHGKALIANFRDLARASLRIEDGVLGANRPGSVTSTPASATPRTASANPLSASAETLPAPFASAPIVLEARALPWRDPEAAFARWFRQAPAAFWLDSLSEPVPGEARMTYMGSGAALFEAKGGHCRSYAAEGSADSQRGASSRTPDTDSFPVADPFPDADPFVFLETAMRDQVACKLPEALSFPGNFRGGLVGYFGYGLKRFAGSGGPLDAVDADLPDALFVRPDRMLAFDPAGRRAWAFLPCGPEGPTAEARAWLDRVEKEWESFSLPDLALVTDPDFLPASPGSLEGFRLPWRPSLPREDYLERVRLLQAAILRGESYEACLTNELRAECAADAFEVYRCLRRINPAPYAAFLRFPGHDVICASPERFLKLDAEGRLECRPIKGTRPRGVDPASDAAWRDELASHPKDRSENLMIVDLMRNDFSKVCALGTVAAPDLMRVEPHPSVWQLVSTVTGRLAPGRGAPGLGALDAVRACFPAGSMTGAPKKRTMELLESAEGRARGIFSGAFGYLGGDGAMDLGMVIRTLIRVGGEYRIGCGGAILAESDPAAEWAEALLKAAAPMQALEIAAFGAAGGWKTRSG
- a CDS encoding phosphatase PAP2 family protein, producing MKTAFALENIDFPVSMIGSRRLSPVRHLRSSARSAVHALVLATLASALAAAAAPPGPYELGKADWIWVPAAVGIGAFGEYQYQQMDPVDTLDLNRNRDLWVFDRWDAGARSRLADLASTGLVAPLMAAPVAAAAWESLHGRQDWNGAIADIVVYSEAQLAGMGLDLWVRSLRIHPRPLVYDRTAPSSDRLKGEASGSFYSNHASTAFLSATYFAYTWSLRHPGEPENPWIWTGALTAAGGVAALRVVAGKHFLSDVVVGGAVGAGLGLIFPWLHRRPGWEAGRVGISLGPDAMPTLSWKF
- a CDS encoding EAL domain-containing protein, which codes for MPSKDRAIAATSRDPATAIPDWRPGPDGSAANGSAPGAAALAGLLAAAQEALRESEERHRRVSEELRHRIRFEDLITSISTHFIHLPGDRIDMGINYGLRALAEFAQVDRSYIFLFSPDGSRVDNAYEWCARGIAPQIKRLQGLEASRFPWFMERILALRTVHVSDLSELPPEAAAEREEFEREGIRSLVIVPMAHRGSVRGYLGFDSVRVRQDWTEANIQVLRMAGEIFVSALERKRVDHALSEAKARYLNIFENAVEGIFQSTAEGRFLGANPALARLLGYADAREMIGSVQDIGTELYVDPSRRAEFLRTLGERGRVTEFESQARRKDGTVIIISENARAVAKADGSLDYCEGTVMDVTQRKRMEEQLIHESLHDTLTGLPNRVLLLERLGRAIERARRNPGAPCAVLALDLDRFKFINDSMGHSQGDRLLTAFSRRLEAILPEGTTLARLGGDEFCVLLEDLSDVKLAPALADRVLEALSLPFDIEGREIYAAASIGIAFAGDSAAAPGELLRAADTAMHRAKAAGKGRYEVFDASMHAKAVRIMTLENNLRKALERSEFRLHYQPIVSLVNRHLMGFEALIRWQHPELGMVSPADFIPLAEDTGLIISIGRWVLWQSLRQLAEWQRVFADGKHLTMSVNLSGKQLQDPDLLRQIQGILKEAGVEPGSLKLEVTESAIMENPEQAAAILTGLRDMGVQLSLDDFGTGYSSLSYLHRFPFHDLKIDRSFVSKLEAGDKDAEIVKVINSLAKNLGMDVVAEGIETEAQWSLLHDLACRYGQGYYFSKPLEGSAASKLIESGGFPARGPQMPPIPALPPAVGL
- a CDS encoding flagellin; this encodes MRINHNISSMIGQGALETQQNALSKSLEKLSTGMRINRASDDAAGLSVSESLRSKIRGMGRAKSNAEDGIALLQIADGATGEMNNILQRLRELAIQSSTDTMTTTERAYTDKEFGQLMNEMSRISSSASYNGMTLLDGAAGSFGVSGGSASVLHIGAGSSNAVDRISITINAMTLGALGMSAATTSVSTSAGALAALSVIDSAVRSVNTMRSDIGAYVNRLEFAISNLGNQIYNTQDAESRIRDVDFAQETTEFTRAQILSQSATSMLAQANQVPQGVLSLLKG